CCAGGCGAGACCGAAGTCCGGATTGCTCTTCAGCTCGACGGTCGCGGGGGAATGGTCGCTCACGATCGCGTCGATCGTGCCGTCGACGATGCCCGCCCACAGCAGATCGCGGTTGTCGCCCCCGCGGATCGGCGGGCAGCACTTGAAGGCCCCGGCACCGTCCGGTACCTCCGCGGCGTCGAGGGTGAGGTAGTGGGGGCAGGTCTCGACCGTCAGCCGCACGCCCTCGGCCTTGGCGGCGCGCACGTCGTCGAGCGCTCCTCCGTCGGCGACGTGCACGATGTGCGCGCGAGCGCCGGTGCGGCGCGCCGCGTCGATGACCCGGAGGATCGCGGATCGTTCGCTGAGCGGCGGGCGACTGGCCTCGAAGTCGCGGTAGCGCGGACCGAGCGCGCCGTCCGCGTGCAGGTGCGCGGGGTCTTCGGCGTGCACGATCAGCAGGCCGTCGAAGACCGCGAGCTCGGCGAGGCACCGCTCGAGCTGCTCCGCATCGAGGTGTCCGAACTCATCGATGCCGCTGGGCGACAGGAAACACTTGAAACCCACGACGCCGGCGTCGGAGAGTGCGCGCAGCGACCCGAGGTTCTCGGGGACCGCACCGCCCCAGTAGGCGACATCGACCGCGAGCTTTCCCGCGGCGGCCGCGCGCTTGGCATCCAGGGCCGGAAGCGTGGTGGTGACGGGAGAGCTGTTCAGCGGCATGTCGACGATCGTCGTGACGCCGCCCGCGGCGGCCGCGGCCGTTCCGGTCGCGAAGCCCTCCCACTCGGTGCGCCCCGGCTCGTCGAGGTGCACGTGCGAGTCGACGAGCCCCGGGAGCAGCACCGAGTCGCCGGGCAGCACGGTCTCGGCAGCGGCGTCGAACGGCTCGACGGAGGTGATCGTCCCGCCCTCGCTCACGACGGTCGCGGGGCGGAACTCGCCGTCCAGATAGACCCGTCGCGCGGCGATCCGTGTGCTCATACCGGCCACGCTAAGCGCCCCGCGTTTCACAGATGTAACCGTGATCAACATTCATGCAAACACCTCGAGATTCGTCGCCTGGGGAGGAAGAGTCGGCGCCGCTCCCTCGCGAGTCGGAAGCGCGTACTCGTCGCGTTTGCTCGTCCCCAGCCCCATCCGTGCCATCCCGGATGCCACGCCCACCGCCGCCGCGACCCCGTCGACGACCGGCACCCCGACGCGTGCCGTCAGCTCGACGCACAGATCGGCCATCCCCGCGCACCCGAGCACGATGACGTCCGCCCCCGCAGCCGCGGCCTCCGCGCTGTACCGCGCGATCGTCTCCACCGCGACGGACCCCGTGTCCTCGAGGTCGAGCACGGGGATCCCCGTCGCCGCGAGCGACACGCACGCCCGCTCCATGCCGTACCGCGATACGAGGTCGCGAGCTCGGCCCAACGTCCGGCTGAGGGTCGTGACCACCCCGAAGTGCCGCCCCGACACCGCGGCCAGGTGCATCGCCGCCTCGGCGATTCCGACGACCGGCGCCTCGACGAGCTCCCGCGCCGCGTCCAAACCCGGGTCGCCGAAGCAGGCGATCACGTAGGCATCGGCGGGGTCGAGTCCGTCGCGATCGGCCGCGACGAGCTCGACGACCGCGGCCGCGGCGAGGACCTCGTCGGTGTGGCTCTCGATCGCGGCGGCGCCGGTCGCAGGACACACGGCCTCGATGAGCACGTCGGGCCCCGCCACCTCCCGGGCGGCCTCCGCGATCTTCGCGGTCATCGCCCGGGAGGTGTTGGGGTTGATGAGCAGAATCCTCACGCGAGCGCCTCGCGCGGGTTCTCGGGAGTCGACCGACGGAGCGGCGACGCCGTGCCGGGCTCCGGAGTTCTGGCATCCTGAGCCGTCTGAGCGAGCACCGCGGGCGCACCGGGCGCCACGGCTCCGGAGCCCGGCACCGGGGTCACGACATCCGGAACCGTCCGCGCGAGCACCAGGTCCTCGGCCTCGACGGGGGCCTCCACGGCATCCGAGGTCCCGTCGGAGATGCCCTCCGTCTCGCCCTCGAACGTGGGGACCCGCGGGTCGAGGCGCTCGAACAGCAGGAACAGCGCGTATCCGAGGCCGCACCCGATGAACCAGCTGTAGTCGCTGATCCACGAGACGTCGAACATCCCCAGGTCGGCGAACAGCTTCGGGAACACCGCGACCGCGACCGTCGGGACGCCCGCCGCGATGACGGCCTTGACCGCATTCGGGTTGAAACCGTTGCGGTACCAGTACGGCCCCGTCGCGTCCATCGTGAACATCGCGTCGACCTTCACGCGCTGACGGGCGGTGATGTAGTACCCGGCGATCAGGATGCCGAACAGCGGGCCGATCAGCGCACCCAGCACGCCGAGGGAGTAGTGGATCGCGTCGTCGTTCGAGTACCAGTTCCACGGCATGAGGAACGTCGATCCGATCGCGGCGATCATTCCGCCCGCGCGCCACGAGATCTTCTTGGGCGCGACGTTGGAGAAGTCGAACGCGGGAGAGATGAAATTCGCGACGATGTTGATGCCGACCGTCGCTGTGACGAACGTCAGGCCGCCGAGCAGGATGGCGAACGGGGTGTCGATCCGCTCGACCGTCTTGATCGGGTCGGTGATCAGCGAGCCGAACACCGGCACGGTGGCCGAGGCCGTGATGACCGTCAGCAGCGAGAAGAACACGAAGTTGATCGGCAGACCCCAGAAGTTGCCCTTCTTCACCGCGGCGAAACTCTTGCCGTAGCGGGCGAAGTCGCCGAAGTTCAGCATCGGGCCCGAGAAGTACGACACCACCAGGGCGATCGCGCCGAGCATCACCGGGATCGACGCCCAGAAGTCGAGCTGGGTGGTCGAGAGGGTGAACGAGATGTTCTGGATCCCGGCCTGCGACACGAGGTAGACGGCGAGGACGATCATGACGACGTAGACGGCGGGGCCGGCCCAGTCGATGAAGCGGCGGATGACCTCCATGCCGTTCCAGAAGAGGAGGAACTGCGCGGTCCACAGGATCGCGTACGAGATCCAGCCGAGCGCCGACAGCCCGGCGAACGACACATCGAGGAGGGCAACGGAGCCCGGGATGAACTTCAGGAAGATGATGTTCAGCGATTCCGCGGCGAGGAAGGTCTGCACGCCGTACCAGGCGATCGCGATCAGGCCGCGGATGATCGCGGGGATGTTCGCGCCCCGGATGCCGAACACGACGCGGTTGATGACGGGGTAGGGCACGCCCGTCTTCTGACTGGGCTTGGCGACCATGTTGGCGAAGACCTGCACGATGACGATGCCGGCGATGAGCGCCACGAGCACCTGCCACGACTGCAGGCCGAGGGCGAAGAGCGAGCCCGCGGTGACGTAGCCGCCGACGGAGTGCACGTCGCTCATCCAGAACGCGAAGATGTTGTAGCTCGACCACTTCTGCTTCCGCAGCGGCGCGAGGTCTTCGTTGGCGAGACGCTCGTCGTAGTGGGGCTTCATGTTGCCGCCCCCGTGGGGGTGGCCGGCGGCCTCCACGAGATCGTGGGGGCCGGTGAGCGGGGTGGATGTCATGTCATTCCTCTCAGGACGATGGATGCCACGACGTGGAGTCCGCGGCCGGAGTGGAGCTCTGATGTGAAGTTATGGGTTCACACTGCGCGGCTGGTTTCGCTCGTGTAACAGGCGTGTGAAGTCGCTCCTTCACACCCGCCGGCTGCCTAGACTCGGGGCATGACGCAGCCGCCCCTCGCCGACGCCGTCGATCCGGACGCTGCGGTCCCAGGGGCACCGGCCGAGCCCGCGGCATCCGTCGGCGCGCGCATCCGGGATCTGCGCCAAGCCCGCGGCATCTCCGCCCGCGCTCTCGCGGCGACCCTCGGCATCTCCCCCAGCGCGGTCTCGCAGATCGAACGCGGCGTGATGCAGCCGAGCGTCTCGCGGCTCATCGCCATCACCGACGCCCTCGGCGTGCCTCTCGTCGCGGCCTTCGATCCGGCATCCGATCGCCCCGTCGAACCCGTCGGCCCCTCGGGCTTCACGCTGCAACGCGCCGCGCAGGCGGCCGACATCGTGCTCGAGAGCGGCGTCTCGTTCCGCCGCCTGACCCCCGGTTCGTCGCCCGGCGTCGACTACTTCGAGTCGGTCTACCCACCCGGAGCCTCGGCGCACGGCGCCGACGGCCTCTTCCATCACGAGGGCTACGAGGTCGGCACCGTCGTCGCGGGTGAACTCACGATCGACTTCGAGGCCGAGCGGGTCATCCTGCGGGCGGGGGATGCCATCAGCTACCCCTGCTCGGTCCCCCACCGCCTGCACAACACCGGCGCAACGGATGCCGTGGCGCACTGGCTGATCGTGCACGCGTGAATGACAGATTTTCGCACGAAGATAACTTTCCTTGCGAGAAAAATCTCTTCGTAGGAGAATTCTCCTCGGAGGAAACCATGGACAGCGAGAAGATTCGGAGCCGCGCGCGAGACTACGGCATCGACCTCGTCGGAGAGATGCCGACAGCGAGCAGCCCAGTCACCTTTCTCGTCGTTTCACGCGGGAAGCAGCAGCAGAGGGTCACCGCGGTTGCGGTGTCGCCTCTGACCCTCACGGAGCTGGAGCACATCCTCCCTCTCCCCGCGAAAGGTCCTGTCGTCGCGCTGGGCAGTCGAGTCACGCCGCGCAACGCGGATGCGCTCCGAGACGTCGGCGTCAACTTCATCGACGAGGCGGGTAACGGCTACCTGTCGCTCGGAGACACGCTGATCGACGTGCGCGGGCGGACGCCCGATTCCGCCGCCGGCCTCCGTAAACCCGCGAAGAGCGCCTCCCTGTTCACGGAAAAACGGTCGCAGGTCATCCTCGCGGTGATCAGTTGGCCCGACCTCCTCGCTGCACGGCTCCAAGACCTTGCGCGAGCCGCCGGAGCCTCCGTGAGCTTCACGCAGAAGACGCTGGTGGCTCTCGAATCAGCCAACTTCCTTGACCGCTTCGGCCCACGGGACCACGCTTCCCTGAGGAACATCGACTCGCTGATCGATGGATGGGCGGCAGCATTTACGAGCGGACTCGGCTCGCGGGAGAACACCCGAGCCTTTCGTGGGACTTTCGACCCGTCCCGCCTCTCTCCGGACGGCCCACCCCTCTATCTCAGCGGAGAAGCCGTCGCACCGTGGATCGCACGCAACATCACATGGACCATCTACGCCGACGGCATCCCCCGCGATGCAGCCCAAGCGGGGCGCTGGGCACGCGATGACGAGTCACCGACCCTGTTCCTTCGCGAGAAGTTCTGGACCGAGCCTGTCCCCGCGCGCACGCGAGAATCTGCCCGACTACGAGAAGCGCCGCCGTTGCTGGTCTACGCCGATCTCCTGGCATCCGGTGATTCTCGCGAACGAGAAGCAGCCCAGCGTCTGAGAAACGACAATGCTCGACTGCGCGCGCATTGACCTCCGACTGCTGGACGATGTCGCGGCGGCCGTCCATGATCTGGTCACGACGACGGGTATTGATCCTCGGAAAATCCTGCTGGTCGGGGCACGGTGTCGCGATGCCATCCATTCCGCCCTGGGAAGAACGACACCGACTCGACTGACCACAGACCTCGACCTCGGAATCGCCATCGCCTCATGGAATGAGTTCGAGCGGATCGGATCGGCATTCGCCTCCATCCAGTCGAACGGAATTGCCTTTCGCGTCGCCGGCATGCATGTCGATGTCGTCCCGTTCGGCGATGTCGCTGAGGAACCCCGCGGCCTCAGCCGACCATCGACCCGTAATGACGACATCGTCGTCTTCGGATTCCAGGAGGTGTTCGACCGAGCATCGATCCTGACGCTTCCCACCGGGGAACCTGTCCGTCTTCCTCAACCCTCGGGGTATGGATTGCTCAAGACCCGCGCGTGGGCGGATAGAAGTGCGCACGGCGACCATCGCGACGCACAGGATCTGGCTGTCGCTCTCGACTGGTATGCGCAGGATCCGTCGACGATCGATCGCCTGTTCAGCGCCGACATTGACATCAGCGAACTGTACGGCTTCGACGCTGGCCAAAGCAGCGCGCACCTCCTCGGCCGCGACATTCGGCGGCATCTCATCCCCTCAGATGCGAACGACCTGGTGAGCCGGTTCACCGGCCTGGACGCGCGGCCGCTTGCTGGCCACCTGCTCAACCTGCCGCAGGACCGGTCGCGACGATTCGATATCGTCGAAGCGTTCACGCGCGGTCTCCGCGACGCGCAACTGCCCGCATGACGTGTCATCGACGGAGCCCCCGCCGACCCGAGGGCCGACGGGGGCTCCGGACGTTCTACTTCGCGATGAGCGTGAGCGTCAGCGTCGACCGGTAGACGCCGACGGGGGCGTCCTTCGGCGGCGTGAAGTCCAGCCCCGCGTCGAAACGGGCCCCGCCGATCCCCGTGGACACACCAGCGGCCCCGGAGGCGATGACCCCGTCGCCCGCGCCGAGGCTGAGACCCGAGGGCAGGACCTCGCCCGCGAACGACATCGGTCGGATGCCGAGGGCGTCTGTCGGAGCGGAGTAGGTGCCGCTGGTGAAAGGCGTGGCCGTCGCGGTGAGGGTCCACCCCGTCAGCGCGGCGCGATCGTCGACGACCGTGAGCCTGCCCAGATTTGCGGTCGCGCGCGTCCCCCGCTCGACCGCGCCGAAGTCCACCGCGGTCTTCTGCGCGTCGAGCGACCACAGGTCGCTCGCAGTCACCTTCGTGTGCAACTCCGCGCTGTCCCGCAGCGAGACCGGGTGCACCGGGATCTCGAACGTGCCCCACGCGACGATGGTCGGGTCGTTCGGCTGGGTCAGCGCCACGGTGTGGTGACCCGGCTCGAGCCCGGAGACGTCGACGACCGCGTCACCCGCAGCATCCGTCGTCAGCTGTCCGAGATCGGTGAGCGAGGACCACGCCCACGCCCGCAGGATCTGCCCCTTGTGAGCCGCTCCCGCGTGCACCGTGACGGTCGTTCCCCCGTCCGCGGGGCCGGCGATCTCCACCTGAGCTGCGTCGGAGGTCGACGGCAGCTGCGGGTTGGGATCGACGACGGTGAGGGTGGCCGGCGCGGACAGGGTCTTGCCGCCCTGCGCGTTGGAGGCCACCGCACGGTACTTTCGGCCGTTCATCGCGGTCGTGGCATCCGTGACCGTCAGGGTCGACGAGGTGGCATCCGGGATATCCGCCCAGCTCGCCCCGTCTGCCGACGACTGCCAGGCGACGGTCGGAGCGGGTGAGCCCCCCGCGATCACCGAGAACGTCGCCGTCGCGCCGACCAGCACGCGCTGGTCCGACGGGTCAGTGAGCGTGGGCAGGGATGCCGAGATAGTGACCGTCGCCTCGATCGCCTTCCCGTCGCGGCTGCCGAGCGACTGCACGAAGCTCAGCGGGTGAGCACCGGCGCCGGTGACGGGAGTGTCGAGGGCGATGTGCCAGGTGCCGTCCGAGGAGACCGCGGTCCGGCCGATCGTGCGCCCCTGCTCGACGACGCGGACGTCGGCCCCGGTGAGACCGGTGCCGTCGAACGACGAGAGCGAGGCATCCGCCGGCTGCGCCGCCGACACGTCCGTGGTCAGGGCGAACTGCGGCCCACCCGCGTCGATGTTCTGGCGCTGGTAGAGGAACTGGTCGGTCGTGAGCGCGTGATCGACGACGCGGGTCTCACCCACGCAGCCGTACCAGCCGTGCTCGGGCTCCTCATTCCACGCCGAGGCACCGATGATCCACGGCATGAAGTCGGCGGCCATCATCCCGCCGACCTGCGAGGCGTTGCGCAGCACCGGCACACCGTCGACGTACATGATGACCGTCCCGTTGGCCGGGTCGTTCACGATCGCGACGTGGTGCCACGAGCCGGGCATGATCTCGCCTGACCAGAGGGTGTACGAGTTCTTCGAGCGCGGATCGGCGGCGGAGAACTGATACTCCCGGAGGTTGGAGATGCCCAGCCACGCGGCGCCCGCACCGGCATCGGAGGAGTCGTTGATCCCCATCCACTGGCGGGCACCGCCGCGCGTGATGGCTGCTCCCCAACGGTTGGCCGCCTCCGTCCAGTTGCTGTCCATCTGGAGGAACGTCTCCAGCGTGTAGCCGGTGCTCGCATCGAGATGCGCCATCGTGGCCGGGGCTCCGTACTCGGTGGTGAGGTAACCGAGGTTGTCGCGCGCACCCGCATTGCGGTGGACGTCGCTGAAGCACACCGCGCCCTTGTCGGCCGAGTACACCGGCACGTTGGAGTGCGAGATGGAGACGTCGTCGCTCGTATCCGGCGCGTCGGTGTCGTCCACCGGATTGCGATACATCGGGCTCGACCCGGCGATGTCGGGGATCTCGGTCGTGTCCGCGACGTCCCCCTCTGCGACACCGCCGAACCGCCAGTGCGCGAGCGTCCCGTCGACGTGCACGTAGTCGGTGTCGTCACCGGCGACGGCGAGCTGCTGCTCCTTCCCGTGGCCGGTCCATCCCGCCGACACGATCTGCTTGGCCCGCGCCGAGAGGTCGCCATTGTCGGCCTGCGCCGCGGTGGGCGCCTTCCAGCCGAAGCGGGCACCGAAGTCGATGGGGAGGCTGAAGTCCTGCCATTTCCCATCGAGCACGGGGGTGTCCGTCGACGTGAGCGCGTCGGCGTGCTTCTTCGGAACCCAGGGCGAGACGGTGTCGACGTCGATGCTGTTGTTCGACAGGTCGAACTCGAACAGCGTCATGATGCCGTTGCCGCCGTCCGCGGCCATCTGGTAATCGGTCAGCACCTCGAAAACGGGGTGGCCGAAGTCGTTCGTCAGCGTCCGCTGGGTCGCGCCGTGGAAGTGGCCGTTCAGGGTCAGGATGATCTGGTCGTTCTTGCGGATGAGCTTGTCCCAGAGCAGATCGCCATACCACCAGCTGGTCGGCGAGATCTGGTCCTGGTCGATGCCGATGATCGCGTGAGAGTTCAGCACCACCGGGACGCCCGGGTGGGCGTCGAGAATGCCCTGCGCCCAGGCGAACGTGTCATCGGAGGCGTTCCAGCCGAGCGAGAGGACGATCCAGTCGTGCCCCTCGGCCTGGAAGTCGTATGCCGAGGAGTACCCGTTCTGGAACGTGCCGAGCAGGGTGCCGCCCGCCTGCCGTTTGAGGGTCGTCGCCCCGAAGACCGACAGGTAGTTCGCCGCGTTGGCCTCCGACGAGCGTGCGCCCTGGTCGGCCACGTCGTGGTTGCCCGGGATGATCGAGTACGGCACGCCGCCGTCCTCGAGGATCCGCATGGCCTTGGAGGCGGCGGTCCACTGGTCGCCCACCCACTGCTGGTCGACGACGTCGCCGAGCTGCACGGCGAAGGGGATGTTCAGGTCGTTCTTGTGATCGACGACCCACTGCGTCTGCGCCTCGAACGGGTTCGTCCCGTACTGCGGGTAGAACTGCGACGCGCTGTACCGCGAGTAGAACTGCGTGTCGGGAAGGACCGGCAGCAGGAAGCTGGACCGGTCCGCGGCGGTGGACGCATCGGGGGATGCGGACGCGGATGCCGCAGTGACGGGTGTACTCCCATCGGCCGCGAGCGCGGCGGACGCGTTGCCGAGGACGAGAGCCGACAGGGTCAGTACTGCCGCCGCGGCGGCCAGGGGGCGTGCGCGTCGAGCGCGCGGAGGGTGGAGGGACATCTCTCTTCTCATCTGGGGAAGGGCGAAACGGGAGGAGGTCACGCGGCGGGCGCCTGAGGTCCGTATACCTCGACCTCGGAAAGCGTCATCCAGGTGCTCGGCGACTTGTTGGAGAACAGCACGCGCACGCCGGTGGCGAGCACGGGGGCGAACGCGACCTCGAGCGAGAGGTTCGCCGAGCTGTTCGCGGCGGGCCACGTGGACGACGTGGGTACGTTCTTCCACCCGCCGAGAAGCGTGCGGTACTGCACCGTGACGCTGCCGATGTTCTGCTTCCCGCCGATGTCGTAGACCTTGACGCCGGTGATCGAGCGCGGCTGGTCCAGGGCGAACGAGACGCGGTTGGGGTTCGCACGGTTTGCCGCGCCTCCGCTGCGCCAGTCAGAGAATCCGACGGCGTTGCGATTGCCGTCCGTGAGCGCGAACGTCGTGCCGTTGTCGCGCACGGCCCAGTCGGGGTGCACCCCGCTCTGGCGCAGGATGTTGACGCTCTCGGGGGCGACGAGGGCGACGACCAATCGGGCGGAGAAGTCTGCCCCCGACACGGCCGGGACGGTCACTGTCCCGGGCTGGGCGAGTGCGGTGTCGGTGACCCCGGAGAAGTCCCACGACACGGGTGCGGTGACGCTGGCACCGGATCCGCCGACCCGGCGGACGACGGTCCGAGGCGCGAGCATCCGCAGCTCCTTGACGCTGACCCCCGCATACGAGCGCAGCGTGGCGTCGTCCGCCGCGGCGGCCGCTCCGACGGCGATGTGCGCGGAGACGGTGATGGTCTCGCCGAAGAAGCCGGTGGCCGTGCCGGTGACGTCGACATCCCCCGGTGCGTTCCAGACGGAGCGGTCGGGCTTCTGCCACGCGATGGACGTGAGCGGGAAAGAGGTCCCCCACCCATAGCGGGCGACGAGTTTCGACGGCAGGCGCGGCTCCGTCCCGACCGGCGTGACGGCCGTCGGCACCGTCACCGTCGCGGTCAGCGCATGCATGCGCCATTTCTGGACCGCGCTGCCCGTGGCCAGCGTGTACGACTGCACCTCGGACCCGTCCGCCGTCTTCTGGTTGTACAGGTCGAGGGCCGCCCACTTCTTGGAAGGGTCCTGCTGCACGTTCACGAGGTTGACGGTGCCGTCGCCGGCGTCACGGGCCTCCCACTGGGCGTAGGGGTCGGTCGCCGAATCGGCGACGTCGGCGAGCTGCAGATACCGGAAGTTCGTCGAGCTGTTGCGGGACCGGATGAGCGCGCGCCCCTGCTGATCGGCGATGACGTAGGTGTTCGCCGCCCCGGTCACGGGGTAGAAGGTCAGAGCCTGGGCGGCGAGCGCGGACGGGTCGCCGGTCTTTATCGCCTCGATCGCCGCCGCGGCGCGCTCGGTCGCCCCGGGTGCGGAGGAAACCTGCGCGTTGGTGTCGCCGAGCTGGACGACCTTGCCGGGAGCGTTGACGCTCTCCAGCAAGATCCGTTTGGGGGCGCCGACACCCTCGTAAGGGGCGCCGGCGGCGGATATGCGTCCGGTGACCTCGGCCGGAGCCGCGTGGGCCGGCGCAGCGACGCCCAGGGCGAGCAGAGCGACGGCCGCGGCGGCCAGGCCGTGCAACGACCGTCTCGGGAACAGGAATGACATGGGAAGGAGAGGTCCTCTCACAGAAGAAACGCCCGTCGGGCGCGGGCCGGACCGAAGCTATCCATCGGATGTGCCCCGCAGAGGGTCACTTCCGTTCTCGGGACATGAACGCGAGGTGCTCAGCGTGTGGCCGCAGGCGCTGTGAAATGTTCGCCACAGCAACACCGCCGACACATCCCGCCACAGCCCCGTAACGCGCGCCGCCTAGCCTGACCGGCATGCACCTGCACGAGTTCCACGCCCTCGACGACGCGGATGCCACGGCCACCGCCCGCGTGTGGGCCGACATCCCGGGCTGGGTCGACGCGATCGTGGCGGCCCGGCCCTACGCGAGCGTCGAGGCCCTCGCCTCCTACGCCGGAGACCTCGCCGCCGCCTGGTCGCCGGACGACCTCGAGGCCGCACTGCACGCGCACCCGCGCATCGGCGCGAAGGTCTCCGGCGAGGGCGCCGAGGCTGCGGCATCCCGTCGCGAACAGGGGTCCATGGCATCCGCCGCCGATGACGACGTCGCGGCCATCGCCGCCGGAAACACCGCGTACGAGGAACGGTTCGGCCGAGTCTTCCTCATCCGCGCCGCGGGGCGCACCCCGGGCGAGATGCGCGCCGAGCTCGAGCGCCGCCTCGGCAACGACCCCGCCGCCGAGACCATCGAGGCCACCCGACAGCTCGCCGAGATCGCCCTGTTGCGCCTGCGGACGACGTTCGCCGACGATGCCCCCGCCGAGCCCGAGGACGCCGAATGACCCACCTCACCACCCACATCCTGGATGCCACGGCGGGCACGCCCGCAGCCGGCGTCGCCGTCGCGCTGGCCCGGCTCGACGGCACCCCCGTCGCCGAGGGCACGACCGACGCCGATGGCCGCCTCGCCCTCGGCCCCGAGCGGCTCGACGACGGCGACTACGCCCTGACGTTCGAAACCGGCGCCTACTTCCGCGGGCGCGGCGTGGCGTCGTTCCACCCCGTCGTGTCCGTCGCCTTCACCGTCGCGGGCGGAGCGCACCTGCACGTGCCCCTGCTGCTGAGCCCGTTCGCCTACTCGACCTACCGCGGCAGCTGAGGAGCGTCATGAGAGTCATCGTCATCGGCGCGGGCGTCGGCGGGACCTCCGCGGCCCTCGCCCTGCAGAAGCTCGGCCACGAGGTCGTCGTCTACGACCGCATGCGCGAGAACCGGCCGGTCGGCGCCGCCCTGTCGCTGTGGTCGAACGGCGTCAAGGTGCTCAACTGGCTCGGCCTCGGCGCGGAGGTCGCCGCCCTCGGCGGCCGCATGGACGACATGGCCTACTACGACGGCCACACCGGTGACGAGCTCTGCCGCTTCAGCCTCGCCCCCGTCACCGAGCAGACCGGCCAGCGCCCCTACCCGGTCGCCCGGGCCGACCTCCAGCAGCTGATGATGGATGCCGTCGGCTCCGCCCACATCCACCTCGGCAAGCAGCTGGCCGGCGTGTCCGAGGCCGACGGCGTCGTCACCGCGACCTTCGCCGACGGCTCCACCGACACCGCCGATCTGCTGATCGGCGCCGACGGGGCCCGCTCGCTCGTGCGCGACTACGTGACCGAGCCCAGCGGCATCCGTCCCGAGAGGTCGTACTCGGGGTACGTCAACTACAACGGCCTCGTCGCGGCGGACGAGCGGATCGGCCCGCTCGATCAGTGGACCACCTACGTCGGCGACGGCAAGCGGTGCGCGGTCATGCCCGTCGCGGGCGACCGGTTCTACTTCTTCGTCGACGTACCCGGCCCCTCCGGCGTGATCGAGGACCGCATGGCCGCCCTCGAGGCCGCCTTCGGATCGTGGGGTGCGCCCGGGGTGCGGGCGCTGCTGGACGCCATCGACCCGGACGAGTCGCTCAACCGCGTCGAGATCTGGGACATCGACCCCTTCGACACGTGGGTGCGCGGGCGCGTGGCGATCCTCGGCGACGCCGCGCACAACACCGCCCCCGACATCGGCCAGGGCGCGTGCTCGGCGCTCGAGGACAGCTTCGCGCTCGGCATCGTCTTCGCGACCTCGACCCTCGGCGTCGAGGACTCGCTGAAGCGCTACGAGCGGATCCGCACCGAACGGGCCGGCGACCTCGTGCTGCGCGCCCGCAAACGCGCGCACGAGACGCACGCCTTCGACGTCGCCGCGACGCAGGCCTGGTACGACGGCCTGCGCCGGGAAGACGGCACGGGTGTCATCCGCGGCATCGTCGGCAACATCGAGGGCAGCCCCGTGGAGTTGGGCGCGAGCGTGATGCGCTGAGGCCGCTCCGGCCCCGACGTCAGCGCTGCACGACCACCGACCGGTCCACCTCCACG
This portion of the Microbacterium testaceum StLB037 genome encodes:
- the hpxO gene encoding FAD-dependent urate hydroxylase HpxO, with translation MRVIVIGAGVGGTSAALALQKLGHEVVVYDRMRENRPVGAALSLWSNGVKVLNWLGLGAEVAALGGRMDDMAYYDGHTGDELCRFSLAPVTEQTGQRPYPVARADLQQLMMDAVGSAHIHLGKQLAGVSEADGVVTATFADGSTDTADLLIGADGARSLVRDYVTEPSGIRPERSYSGYVNYNGLVAADERIGPLDQWTTYVGDGKRCAVMPVAGDRFYFFVDVPGPSGVIEDRMAALEAAFGSWGAPGVRALLDAIDPDESLNRVEIWDIDPFDTWVRGRVAILGDAAHNTAPDIGQGACSALEDSFALGIVFATSTLGVEDSLKRYERIRTERAGDLVLRARKRAHETHAFDVAATQAWYDGLRREDGTGVIRGIVGNIEGSPVELGASVMR